A section of the Phacochoerus africanus isolate WHEZ1 chromosome 4, ROS_Pafr_v1, whole genome shotgun sequence genome encodes:
- the LOC125126454 gene encoding protocadherin gamma-B1-like → MLRSSRKAETMKSQVQFLFLLSLLCRAISQQIYYSIPEELAKGSRVGSLAKDLRLSVQELPARKLRISAEDFFNVSAENGDLLVSGRIDREQICGRKLECVLEFEMVAENPMAIFHVSVAIRDINDNAPHFVAKGIDLEICESALPGVKFPLDSALDADVESNSLKTYSINHNEHFSLSTKESPDGSKYPELLLEKPLDREQQSSHNLILTAMDGGDPPLSGTTQIRIQVTDANDNAPVFSQDTYRVSLQENVPPGTSVLRVLATDQDQGVNAEITYAFLNAPTSTRLLFVLDPNTGDIATNGTLDFEEASRYTLGIEAKDGRVHTAHCNVQVEIVDENDNAPEVTFMSISNEIPEGSDVGTVVALIKVRDQDSGQNGLVTCSIQEEVPFKLESTSKNYYKLVIDGALDREERAEYNITVTATDRGEPPLSSSSSITLHISDVNDNAPVFQQASYEVHVAENNPPGASIAQVSARDPDLGPNGHVSYSIVAGDLEPRALASYVSVSAQSGVVFAQRAFDHEQLRALELTLQARDHGSPALRANVSLRVLVGDRNDNAPRVLYPALGPDGSALFDTVPRAAQPGYLVTKVVAVDADAGHNAWLSYHVLQASEPGLFSLGLRTGEVRTARALGERDAARQRLLVAVRDGGQPPLSATATLLLVFADSLQEALPDLGDAPPPSDPQAELQLYLVVALALISVLFLVAVTLAVALHVRRSSRPGAWGCFQPGLCVKAGPVGPPNYSEGTLPYSYNLCVASHSAKTNFDFHTMTTETAPPRDLLGEDASMDICANNEDPHIAHDSSFSYHVSFCTLT, encoded by the coding sequence ATGCTAAGGAGCTccagaaaagctgaaacaatGAAAAGTCAGGTACAGTTTCTCTTCCTGCTGTCTTTGTTGTGCAGGGCGATTTCACAGCAGATCTACTACTCGATTCCAGAGGAGCTGGCCAAGGGCTCGAGGGTGGGGAGCTTGGCTAAGGATCTGAGACTCAGTGTCCAGGAGTTGCCAGCTCGAAAACTGAGAATTAGTGCAGAAGATTTTTTCAACGTGAGTGCAGAGAATGGGGATTTGCTAGTGAGCGGGAGGATAGATCGAGAGCAGATTTGCGGAAGGAAATTAGAGTGTGTGCTAGAATTTGAAATGGTTGCTGAAAACCCCATGGCTATTTTCCATGTGAGCGTTGCAATTCGAGATATTAATGACAATGCGCCGCATTTCGTTGCAAAAGGCATTGACTTGGAAATCTGTGAGTCAGCCTTACCAGGGGTAAAATTCCCTCTGGACTCTGCACTAGATGCAGATGTAGAAAGTAACTCACTGAAGACATATTCCATCAACCACAATGAGCACTTCTCTCTGTCAACAAAGGAAAGCCCTGATGGAAGTAAATACCCAGAATTACTGCTGGAAAAACCTCTGGACAGAGAACAGCAGAGCTCCCACAATTTAATCCTGACTGCCATGGATGGTGGGGACCCTCCCCTAAGCGGCACTACCCAGATCCGGATACAGGTTACCGATGCCAATGACAATGCTCCAGTGTTTAGCCAGGACACATACAGGGTTAGCCTCCAAGAGAACGTGCCCCCGGGAACCTCTGTGCTGCGAGTCCTGGCCACTGACCAGGACCAGGGTGTTAATGCAGAAATCACCTATGCCTTCCTTAATGCCCCAACAAGTACCAGGCTCCTCTTCGTTCTTGATCCAAATACTGGCGACATTGCAACCAACGGTACATTGGACTTTGAAGAGGCCAGTAGGTATACGTTGGGTATAGAAGCCAAGGATGGAAGGGtacacacagctcactgcaatgttcAGGTTGAAATTGTTGATGAGAATGACAATGCCCCAGAAGTGACATTCATGTCCATCTCTAACGAGATTCCTGAGGGCTCAGATGTTGGAACCGTAGTTGCCCTCATTAAAGTGAGAGACCAGGATTCTGGGCAAAATGGTCTGGTGACATGCTCTATTCAGGAAGAAGTTCCCTTCAAATTAGAATCCACCTCTAAGAATTATTACAAGCTAGTGATTGATGGTGCCCTGGACCGGGAGGAGAGGGCAGAGTACAATATTACCGTCACAGCCACCGACAGGGGCGAGCCGCCCCTCTCCTCCAGCTCAAGCATCACCCTGCACATCTCAGACGTCAACGACAACGCTCCGGTTTTCCAGCAGGCCTCCTACGAGGTCCACGTGGCGGAGAACAACCCGCCCGGCGCCTCCATCGCGCAAGTGAGCGCTCGCGATCCCGACCTGGGGCCCAACGGCCACGTCTCCTACTCCATCGTGGCCGGCGACCTGGAGCCGCGCGCGCTGGCGTCCTACGTGTCCGTGAGCGCGCAGAGCGGCGTGGTGTTCGCGCAGCGCGCCTTCGACCACGAGCAGCTGCGCGCCTTGGAGCTGACGCTGCAGGCCCGCGACCACGGCTCGCCCGCGCTCCGCGCCAACGTGAGCCTGCGCGTGCTGGTGGGCGACCGCAACGACAACGCGCCCCGGGTGCTGTACCCGGCGCTGGGGCCCGACGGCTCGGCGCTCTTCGACACGGTGCCGCGCGCCGCGCAGCCCGGCTACCTGGTGACCAAGGTGGTGGCGGTGGACGCGGACGCGGGGCACAACGCGTGGCTGTCGTACCACGTGCTGCAGGCCAGCGAGCCGGGCCTCTTCAGCCTGGGGCTGCGCACGGGCGAGGTGCGCACGGCGCGGGCCCTGGGCGAGCGGGACGCGGCCCGCCAGCGCCTGCTGGTCGCGGTGCGCGACGGGGGCCAGCCGCCCCTGTCGGCCACCGCCACGCTGCTGCTGGTGTTCGCGGACAGCCTGCAGGAGGCGCTGCCGGACCTGGGGGACGCTCCTCCCCCTTCGGACCCCCAGGCGGAGCTGCAGTTGTACCTGGTGGTGGCCTTGGCGCTGATCTCGGTGCTCTTCCTGGTGGCGGTGACCCTGGCGGTGGCCCTCCACGTGCGACGCTCCTCCAGGCCTGGTGCCTGGGGCTGCTTTCAGCCTGGCCTCTGTGTCAAGGCCGGGCCCGTGGGTCCCCCCAACTACAGTGAAGGAACGTTGCCCTATTCCTACAATCTGTGTGTTGCCTCGCATTCAGCAAAGACCAACTTTGATTTTCACACCATGACCACGGAAACAGCTCCTCCTCGGGATCTCCTCGGTGAAGATGCTTCTATGGATATATGTGCTAATAATGAAGACCCCCACATCGCTCATGATTCCTCTTTTTCCTATCACGTGAGTTTCTGCACACTCActtaa